DNA from Quercus lobata isolate SW786 chromosome 1, ValleyOak3.0 Primary Assembly, whole genome shotgun sequence:
aaattatttcaattttaaatatattttagatgaatgtttgaattgtttatttttatgattgatgacacatcaatttgtaaggtttatatattaaaatttgtaatgtCCTTAACTTTACTCTATTGATAATGTATCGGATTTTCAACTTTCGTGGTTtacactatttcttttttagaataattgtaattttaattactctttcagttttttttttttttttaaaaaattatgaaacaaacattTCAGTCATAAATATTGTCAAAACtagatttttcaataaaataaaatataaattttaagtagATTCTTTGATAATTCTCACAGAATTTCACAAAATCGATTATGGatgatttttatgatttaaaaaaaaaaaaaacgtttagTTTCATTTGTTGGTCGAATTGGTTTATTCACGTGTTCGCGACAAATCATCACTATAAGTGATGAGCATTGGAGGGATGCATAAAATCTCAAGTACGAGGACAACATTGGCAATAGAATGAAAGTGGGTATGCCTTTGTGGGTTGAATCAGGTTATTCACATGTTCAACACATAAACCCATTACGCACCTCGTTAGATCAGATcaaatcgattttttttttttttgaagtgaaaatatATTCATTAAACCAACCAGGAAAACATACAAAGAGCCTGCAAAGCAAGACAAAGAAACATTAACTACACATATCAAATTGCATATCAGATTGCAGAAAAGACAGAATAAAGGGAGGGGCAACGCCCTTCCATATTTGACAATTTCCAGTTCTTCTAGCATGTTGTGCGAGCTCATAGGCCACTGAATTGTATCTTCTACTTAAGTACTTGAAATGGCAAGATTCAAAAGACTCACAAACTTGGTGAATTCCCTGAATGAGGTGGCCGAAAATGCTCCCTGTAGCTTTATCGTTAACTGCTTGAATAACTGTCAGAGCATCGGATTCAACAATAATCCGAGGCAGCTGAAGCTCTTGAGCAAAAAGGACACCTTGCTCCAAAGCAAAAACTTCCGAAAGCTCTGCAGAAAAATAGGACTGAAGCGGCAAGCACAGAGCAGCCACTACTTGACCATTGGAGTCTCTAATAACCACACCCATACTGGAAGAACCTTCTTGTTCTGAAGAAGCACCATCAACATTAACTTTAAAAGCTCCAGGAGGGGGTGGGCTCCAACTAGAAGAGGCAGGTCTTACTAAGTCAAAATCCCAACTAGCAGAGCATGTAAATTCTTCCACAACATTTCTTGCTCTATGCCAAACATGGAGAGGAGAAAGACCACCATCCTTATGCAAAATATTATTTCTGTTAGACCATATGGCCCAAGCCGTGGCAAAGAAGATCTCCAAATCTTGAAGAGTTGAGTGAGAGAGGATAAATAGAGCCGAGTCAAGGAAGGAATTTTTAAATCCTTGAGTGTGAAGAGGATTTTCAAGCCAAAAGTCCCAAACCAAGGAAGAGAAATCACATCTAAGAAGAGCATGATCAACAGATTCAGCATCATTTCCACAAACAGGGCAGGCCATATTTTGAGAAATCCCTCTTCTATAAATGGCTTCCATCGTAGGGAGACCATTGACACAGGCTCTCCAAGCAAACACCTTTATTTTTGTTGGCAAGTGGAGATGCCAAAGCCGCTTCCACAATGGCTTACAAGGATCCCCATTAGAACTTTCACCACAATCATTTGCTCCCATCAGACCGTGGGCTACATGATAGGCACTTTTGACTGAGAATTCTCCACGCCTATTTCCAATCCAgattattttgacttttggaAGGGTGCGGCTTAGAGGAATCTTCAAGATTGTTTCTGCTTCGAACGGGAGAAAGGTTGCCCTAACCAAATCCACATTCCACCATTTTGTCATTGGGTTTATGAGAGATGAGACCATTGGGAATTCAGGGATAACATTTGGGGGGGAAATGACCTTGTAGGTGGACGGGGTTGGCATCCATTTGTCATCCCATATATGAATTAGTTTCCCGTTACCCACTCTCCAACGAGTTCCCTCTCTAATAATGTCAAGGCTGCTGTGAATGCTTCTCCAGGAGTATGATGGGGAGTTGCCAAGCTTAGCGTTTAGGATATCTCCAGCAGGGAAATATCTTGATTTGAGAATCCTAGCCACAAGAGAGCTTGGGTTTTGTAGAATTCGCCATAACTGCTTAGCAATCATTGCTTTGTTAAAAGCTTGTAGATCCCTGAACCCCATTCCACCGCTTGCTTTCTGTTTGCACATTGTTTTCCAGCTCACCCAGTACATCTTTGTTTCTTGCTGCCTTTGGACCCACCAGAAACTTCTCATCATACTCTCAATTTCTTCACATAGGCTTTGGGGAAGAAGGAAGCACCCCATAGTGTATGTGGGAATGACTTGAGCAACTGCTTTTATAAGGATTTCTTTACCCCCCATAGAGAGAAGTTTACCCTTCCACCCGGCTAACTTTTGTCCAATCCTCTCTTTGAGAATAGAGAAGATTTGTCTCTTCGATCTACCAATAAAGGATGGGAGGCCCAAGTATCTCGTATGTCTAGAGTCTTGCATATGGCCAAGAGTAGCAAAGATCTCATCCTTGACTTCTTGAGATGTATTGGGGctaaagaaaatggaggatttCTTGGTATTAATTTTCTGGCCCGAGGCTTCCTCATAGTTTTGGAGGATTTGCTTCAAAACTCGACATTCCTCAACACTAGCTTTGCAGAAGAGGATGCTATCATCCGCAAATAACAAATGAGTGACTCTTGGACAGCCCCTACATATAGAAATGCCTGTCCAACTATGGTTTCGGGCTGCCTCGTGAATAAGAGCAGAAAGCCCTTCAATACAAATAAGGAAGAGAGTTGGGGAGGATCCCCTTGCCTAAGCCCACGAGAAGGAGTAATATTCCCACAAGCAGCCCCGTTTATTAAAACAGAATATGATACCAAGGTGATACACCTCATAACAAGATCCACCCACTTGGAACTGAAGCCTAGTTTCTCCATAACCGCCTTAATAAAGCACCACTCAACTCTATCAAACGCCTTACTCATATCGAGTTTGGCAGCCATGTAGCCCTCTTTGCCTGCATTTTTGTGGTTTAGAAAGTGCATTAACTCAAACGCCACAAGCACATTGTCAGTAATAAGCCTGTAAGAGGTGAAAGCACTTTGGTTTTCAGAAATAATATGAGGAAGTAGGGCCTTAAATCTATTTGCAATGGTTTTTGATATGAGCTtgtaaacaacattacacaagcttatgggccgaaaatcagccATCTTTTTGGGATTATTAGTTTTTGGGATGAGAGCAATATTGGTTCTATTTAGGCTAGCCATAGATATTAtcattaagaacattcaaagccATATTAGTAATGCTACAACCCACTATATTCcagtatttttgaaaaaagatgGCAGACATACCGTTCGGGCCAGGTGCTTTTGTGGGATGCATCTGTTTGAGGGCGGTGGCAACCTCCTCCCTAGTGAAGTTCTTGTTTAggttttcattcatctcctcagTCACCCTTGTAGGAATGGCAGCAGTAACCTCCAGAATCTTGGTTGGGGAAACCGTCTTATATATATCCTCAAAATAATCAGTGGCAACTTGAGCTATACTGTCTCGTTCATTGCACCATTTGCCGTGACTATCCCATATCCCCGTTATGGTGTTTTGTTTACGCCTTTCAGAGGCCTGGGCATGaaaaaactttgttttcttATCACCCTCCTTAAGCCAAAGTGCTTTAGCCCTTTGACCCCAGTAAATCTCTTCATCATCTAAAAGGTCATTGACTTCTCTCCTTATCCGGCTAATTTCAGAACTAAAGGCCCTATCTCTGTCTTGGAGAGTCAAAGAATTCAGCTCATTCCTTTTTGCTTGAATCTTCTTTGGAATCTGCCCAAATACACTAGAGCTCCACTTCGACAGCTCCGCAGCACAATTACTAAGATTAGCCATTACCCCCTCTGGAGTACTAAGGTCCAGATTCATTCCCCAAGAGTTTTCAATTATAGATTTACAGTCTGCATTCTTTGTCCACATGGCCTCAAAGTGGAACCGCTTTGCTCGAGTTAGACAATGAAAAACAGGGGCCGAAACCAGCAAGGCACTATGATCAGAAGTAGAATCAGGTAAATGCTGAACTTTCATTTCCCTAAATTTTTCTACCCATTCCAGGTTGGCAAAGGCCCTATCTAATCTTAGATATATTCTGTTTTCCCCCCCTTGCATATTACACCATGTAAAGTCAGAACCACAGTAACTCAATTCTTGGAAAGCACAGTAATCTACAACTTTTCTAAAACTATCCATTTGCTGCTGAGATCGAATAGCACCCCCTAATTTTTCTGTGTTAGATAATATCTCATTAAAGTCTCCTAAGCATAACCATGGGAGATgcaattgattatttaaaaagGCAAGAAGGTGCCAAGATTCATACCTTCGGTGCGTTTCCGGGTGGCCGTAGAAGCCCGTTAATCTCCATTTGAAACTGTGCTCCATGTCATTAATTACTGCATCTACATGGTACTGAGAATAGCTCTTTATCTCCAAGTCTACCTCTCTAGCCCAAAGCAAAGCCAAACCACCTTTTCTGCCTACGCAGGGAACAATGAGGCCATTAGCAAGACCAATTCTgcattttattctttccattCGTCGAACTTTAGCTTTTGTCTCCATAAGAAATACTACTTTGGGATTCCATCGTCGCACCATATCTTGCAACGCTCGAACTGACCAGGGGTTCCCAAGTCCCCGGCAGTTCCAACTTAAGGGATTCATGGCTCTCGGCGGTGCTGCCTTGCAGCCACCGCCGATCCCTCTTTTGAATGGTTTTGAGCTGTAGTTGTTTCTGTACACTGCCTCTTATGTGAAACAtctatctcttcttcttcaaaaactAATTTCCCCATCCTCTTTGAACCAATGCTTAAAGGCTGGACGTCTGAGCCTgggctttttttctttcctttctctctagCAATTCTTTTCCAGTTTGCCTCTGCCTTTGTTTTCCTTACTGTCTCCTTTCCCGTAGGCTCAGGcatatttcctttttcttcattAAGCCCAGCCTTGAACTTAATTGGGCTAGTCACTTCCATTTGTTCCTTTACTGATTGGGCTTGTTGGCCCACAAGCGAACTTGCATCCTCTAAGCCCTTAAGTTCTCCAAATTCACGTGGAGTGCCAGAAGTGGGGAAAATACCCATCACATGTGATCCTGAAATCCCTGTAGCACTCTGGCCCACCAGAATAGAAGGATCACCTGCTTCTCCCTGAACCCCATCACCCCCTCTGACATCATGCATCTCTGTGCTCCcttcttttgaatttgaatttttccttttgtctgCACTACCGGAGTGACCTTCACCTCCAGCGAAAGT
Protein-coding regions in this window:
- the LOC115953156 gene encoding uncharacterized protein LOC115953156; the encoded protein is MGCFLLPQSLCEEIESMMRSFWWVQRQQETKMYWVSWKTMCKQKASGGMGFRDLQAFNKAMIAKQLWRILQNPSSLVARILKSRYFPAGDILNAKLGNSPSYSWRSIHSSLDIIREGTRWRVGNGKLIHIWDDKWMPTPSTYKVISPPNVIPEFPMVSSLINPMTKWWNVDLVRATFLPFEAETILKIPLSRTLPKVKIIWIGNRRGEFSVKSAYHVAHGLMGANDCGESSNGDPCKPLWKRLWHLHLPTKIKVFAWRACVNGLPTMEAIYRRGISQNMACPVCGNDAESVDHALLRCDFSSLVWDFWLENPLHTQGFKNSFLDSALFILSHSTLQDLEIFFATAWAIWSNRNNILHKDGGLSPLHVWHRARNVVEEFTCSASWDFDLVRPASSSWSPPPPGAFKVNVDGASSEQEGSSSMGVVIRDSNGQVVAALCLPLQSYFSAELSEVFALEQGVLFAQELQLPRIIVESDALTVIQAVNDKATGSIFGHLIQGIHQVCESFESCHFKYLSRRYNSVAYELAQHARRTGNCQIWKGVAPPFILSFLQSDMQFDMCS